GCCAGTAGCGTTATCGGATGGCTGCCCGAGATGCCCCAAGGGACGTTCCCGACGAACGTCAGCGCGAGGTTAAGGGCGCGCGGGGCAATAGTCAATGAAATCCTCGATGGATTTCACAATTTAACAAAGTGTGAATATCAGCAGCGGCCGAAATCGTGGCTCGGGATCTGACAATTGGCCCGGGCCGCGTGCCACGGAAGTTCTATTCGGCCTTCTGGGATTTGTGGCGAATGGCGTCGCGCAGTCGCGCGGCCTCCTCGAAGCGCTCGTCGCGCACCGCCTCGGCCAGTTGCCGATGCAAACCCGAAAGTTCGTCCGTGGGCGCGCTCAAGAGCGGGGCCGCCGTTTTGGCGGCCAGCTCGTCGCGCCAGCGCACCAGTTGCACGAGCTCGGCGCATTCGTCGGCCTTTTCCGACTGGCCGTAGTCTTCCAGAAACGCCCGGATGTCGCGGATGCCGGCATCGATGGCTGTGACCGCGGTCGGATAGTCTCCCAGCTCGACGAACGGCGTCGCCACCGCGCGCGAGTGCATCATCGTGACATAAGGCCGCCACTGATCGAATCGCAAGCGATCCCGGTCGTTCTTGGCATGGTCGCGGACGAATTTGAAGAGGATCAGGTTGCGCCGCGTGTCTCGGGCGCACAGCTCGTAGCGCTCCAAGTGCCAAAAGCTTAAATAGCGATGGTAGTACTGCACCCCCTCGCGCAGCAGCCGCTCGCAATCGTCCTCCGCCAGCGTAAAGGGGGCCGAATCAGGGTGCGCCGTGTCGTGGTCCTGCTGGGCGCGGCGATAAAACTCCAGCCACGACTCGCAGCCTTCCGGACGCTGGCCGTCGGGGCGGCCGTCGATTTCCATCTGCAAAAGGCCCAGATCGAGCCGCAATTGGATTTTCTCGCGCCCGTCTTCGCCGGCGATGATGCGGACCGACACCCGTTCAGGGTCGAAGTCCCAACCGTTGAGTATGTTCGAAATGTCGCGTGACACGTCGGTCCTTGGAAACGGTGCTGGCGAATAAAATCATGGCCGCGGCGCCCCCGCCCCGCGGGCAACGGCATGCCGGACGCACTGCCTCTTATTGTATGCGGGCGCCAAAAATCGGGCCGCGCCTCGGCTCCCACAAGCGCCCCAGGAAGGATACCTCATGGCGCGGCGGCCACGATAGGGCGCCCCGGCATGCCCCGCGGAATGAGCGCGAAACGAGCCAGGCCGACAGCTCGGCACGGACCGCGGGTGAAAGCAGGAGCTCCAGGCCAAAAAACCTGGGAGAGGCGCGCCGCTAGTCGTTCGCGTCGCGGACCAACGGCTCCATCGCCTTGGTGTTCCGCTCCACGGCCAGCACCACCGTCCGCTGCTCCAAACCGTTGGCACTGCTGGCCACGGCCGGAATCACTTGCCGGCAGTTGGGCAAGCTGAAGCGAACCGTGAACGTCCCGTCGGGACGCAGCCGCACCGGATCGCCCTGGAGCGTGACATGGGCATCGGGCTCGGTAGCGCCAAAGACAATCAACTCGGCGTCGAGCTCGAAATGAAAGTCGCGCTTCTTGCCCGCCAAGGCCTCGGCCCCCGGTCCGAAACGGGTCGCCATCGGCGAACCCATCGGCCGGCGCAGACGCTCTTCGAACAGTTGCTGCAGCTCGAGATTCGGCCCCTCGGCCGAGTAGCCGCCGCTGAGCGCGTACACCTTCTCGAAATCCTCGGCCACGGCGGCCCAGTTGCCGTCGATGGCGTCACTCGTTCCCGGCACGGGTGTGGTAACGACATTGCTGCGGCACAGGACGAAGAACTTGCCGTCCGCCGACAGGTAGCCGATGTCCAAGCGATAGCTCTTCGGCGGATCGACGACGTCGATGTACCAGTTGTTGACGCCGCCGTGGATTTCGATCGTCCGCCACAGCCGTTCCGCGGCGGTCGTCGATCCTCCGCCCGAAACCTCGAAGATCCGCAACACGGGCTTGGCGCCATGCCAATCCTTGCCCATGGCGGCTTCTGCTCGCTCGACACCGGTGCGTGTCAATTCCCAATAGGCATGGAGCCAGAAAGAATCGCGAACCATCGCCACGAGGCGGTCCTTGACCTGTCGCGATTGCTTTCCGTTGGTGGCTTCGAAAGCCAGGCTCTTCCAGCGATTCTGTTTCTCTTTGGCGTCTTGCAGGCGCTTGACGATGGCCGGATCCTTGGGCTTGGCGACCGGACGCGGCTGGGGCTTCCGCAGCCGGGCCGGCGCGTTCTTCGGAGCAGCCGCTTTGGCCATCGCGGCTTTGGCAATCGTGGCTTTGGCAACGCCGCCCGCTGCCTTTCCGTTCATGGGCTTCCCACCGGAGAGCTTCGCGCTGAGCCCTTTTGCGTTTAACACCGTGACATTCGACTTTCTCGTGGCGGGCACTGCGGCCTGCGTGCGCCCCTTGCTCACCGTCCGGGCCAATCGCGTCAGGACCTTGACGAGTTGGTCCTTACGCATCGAATGCCAGCCGCGCACGCCGCGCTTCTTGGCCATTTCTGCCAAATCTTTACACGAACGACTGTTGAGGGCGGCTGCGTTGATCAACGGACTAGTCTCCGGGATGCGTCGGGCGGCTGCCTTCGGCCGCCTGGTTCTTGTCGCGCCATCCCTGACAGTGCCGTACCATGCACCGCTGCGGCTCTCCGTAGCCGAGGGCGTTGACCGGCGCAGATTTCTCGCTCAACCTCGGCAGGCGAACGATCCGTCGAGCGTCGGTTTATCCACTAGAAAAAAACGCGAGAAAGGACAGCGGCCGATCGGAAAATCGTGGCAGGTAGGTCGTTGGAGTGCCCGTTGTCCTCTGCTCATACAAACCCGGGAGCACCGGGCTGCTTCTCATTTGGTCGGCGACCTTGGCGTCCGTTGGCGAGGCCTCCTTCATCGGCCCCCTCCAGCCCCCCTGCATGCGGAAGGCATGTCGCAAGGATCGCAGAACCTTAATCTAATCGAACGCGCCTCGCCATGCAACTAGTTTGAGGCGGAAAACGGACCCTGACGACGGCGATGGCGAATGGCATAGGTGCTTGCGTTACTTGCACTTACAACCCGCAAAGTCTGCCATTCTGTCGGTGTGGCAGCGATGCGGCGGCCGCGTTGCTCCGCAGCATCGACCAGATCGATTTGACGAGGCATTCCATAAGGCCGTCGGCGGCCGCGCCTCGAACGGCGGACTCACCAAATCGGAAGGACAGAAGTCGCATGATCACAACGCCTTGCAGCTCGCCGGAAAACTTTGTGAAAAAAAACACGAATTCCGACCTCCAGCCCGTTGACACCCCAAAAACCGCGGATTACAGTCCCGTTAAGTTCAATTTGCCGCCGGCATTTTGGGTCGTTGCCGGCCCTGCCCAGGGAACGTCCTGCGGCACTTCTTTGGGGGTCCTTGCTGGGCCCGGGGTTTTGGACAAGAGCACGATACGGGTGACGATTTAGGCGTTTTATTCACAGCACTTGGGAACAACTCTCGGCGGACTGACGCCGTGCCCACTCAGCCTCCCCCTGACCAATCGCCGATCACCGTCGCCATGCAATGGGCGACGCGGATCATGACGTTGGCGATCGAGATGGTGGTGCCGGGATTGGGCGGATTCTGGCTCGACGATCGCTTGGGAACCAAGGCGCTGTTTACGTTGATCGGATTCGGCCTGGGGGGCGCCTTCGCCCTCTGGCAACTGTTGAGGATGACGAAATCGCCCTCGGGGCGGACGACGAACTCGGGTTCGGGCGAGAACCGGGAACAACGCGGACCGTGAACGGCCACGATTCTTCGACGAGTAACGTTTGCCTGGCGAGCTGGGCTCGCCATGCGGGCGGCGTCGCGCTGTGGCTAACGGCAATCTGCCTTCTCGCCGCTCCCCTCATCTGGTTTTTGCAAGGCAGCGACGGTCTTGTCGCGGCAGGGATTGCCGCCCTTTTCTGCACCCTCTCGGCCATCGGTGCTCAGCTGATCGCCAGCCTGCTGGCGGGGCCCGCGTATCCCGTCCATGCAACCATGCTCGCCACGATGCTGCGGATGGCGCCCCCCTTGTTCTTGTGCATGCTCGTGGGCTTGCGTCGCGGTCCTTTGACCGAAGCAGGCATCGTGTTCTACATGATCGGCTTCTACCTGGTGACGCTGGCCGTCGATACCTGGCTGTCGGTTAGTCGCATTTCACCGGCCGTGTCTTCGAGGAAGGGTTAGTCATGGCTAGTGATGTATTCGATCCGGGCCATCTGTTCGGCCACGTTCAAGACGCCGAGCACATCGAGGTCTCGACCAAGGTCGTGCCCAGCGGCAAGATCGTCCTGCCGCAGCCGCTGCGGATGGACGAGCCCTTGTGGAGCGGCAAGACGGGGGTTGAATCGGTCGACAAGATTCGCATTTTTCAGCCGCTCGAGCTGAAGTTCACCAAGTTCATGCTGTTGGAAATGATCGTGGCCTTGGTCGTGGCCGTGGTCTTCATCCGGCTGGCCAACAAGATGTCGGCCGGCGATCGTCCCAAGGGGCGCATGTGGAACTTGCTCGAGGCGATGCTCTTGTACATCCGCGACGACGTCGCCCGCCCCGCCATCGGCGAGCACGACGCCGATCGCTTTTTGCCGTTTTTGTGGACGATGTTCTTCTTCGTGCTCGGTTGCAACCTGCTGGGCCTGGTTCCCTGGGCCGGTTCGGCGACCGGGGCATTGGCCACGACCGGCGCCTTGGCCTTTATGACGTTCGCCACCGTCGTCGGCGCCGGCATGGCGCAGTCGGGCTTTGTCGGCTTCTTCAAGTCGCAGGTGCCGCACATGGACCTGCCGGGTCCGCTGGCGATCTTTTTGATCCCGATGATCTTTGTCATCGAAATGATGGGGCTGCTCATCAAGCATTTCGTGTTGGCCGTGCGTCTTCTGGCCAACATGATGGCCGGCCACCTGGTGCTGGCCGTGATCGTGGCGTTTATCGCCGCCAGCGCCGGCTCCGCCGTTTTCTGGGGCGTCATGCCGGCCAGCGTACTCGGCGCGACCGCGCTCAATTTGCTCGAGTTGTTCGTGGCCTTTTTGCAGGCCTACATTTTTACGTTCTTGTCCGCGTTGTTCATCGGCATGGCCGTCCACCCGCACTAACCGTTAGTGACTATAGGACCGCCAGGCGGATCGATCGTTCAAACTTTGCTTAACAGGAGATGTCAGTCGTGAACAAATTGGTGAAGATCGGCGTGTTGATGTTTGTCGTTCTGTTGGTGGCTGCTCCTGTCTTCGCGCAGGACGGAACGCCGGCCAACGCCGCCGCGACCGGAAAGAGCGCGTTCAGCATCTACCTCGGCGGTGCCTTTGGCGCGGGCCTCGTGATCCTCGGCGCCGGTGCCGGCATCGGCAAGATCGGTAGCTCGGCCGTGGAGAGCATGTCGCGTCAGCCGGAAGCGGCGGGCAACATCCAGACGGCCATGATCATCGCGGCCGCTCTGATCGAAGGTGCCACGTTCTTCGGTCTGATCGTTTGTATGTTGTTCAATAACTAGCGCTCGCCACCGCGTTTTCGAAGGATGCATGCCATGGGCGTGTTGCGTATTGCATTGGTTCTGCTCGTGGGCGCGAGCGTCACGCTCGCGCTGGCCACTGGCACGGCGCTGGCCCAAGGGCATGGCGCGGACGAGCACGCGGCTGAAGCTGCACACGGCGACAGCCACGGCGCCGAAGCCGCGCATGGTGGTGAAGCGCATGGTGGCAGCCACGGCACGGATAGTGGCGGTAGCCACGGCGGGCACGAAGACCCCAGCCCCCTGACGGTCGACTTCGATCTGGCCATCTTCACGGTGCTGATCTTCGGCATCTTGCTGGCCGTGCTGTGGAAGTTTGCCTGGGGGCCGATTTCCGCGGCGCTCGATTTGCGCGAGCGGAAGATCTCGGACAACATCGCCGCCGCCGAACAGCTCAACCAGGAGGCCAAGAAGCTCCTGGCCGAGTACGAGGCCCGGCTCAATGCTGCCCGCGAGGAAGTCCGCGGCATTCTCGACGAAGCCCGGCGCGACGCCGAGCATGCCGGGCAGGAGATCGTTGCCAAGGCCCGGGCCGACGCCCAGGCCGAAACGCAGCGTGGCAAGCATGAGATCGAAACCGCCACGGCCCAAGCCCTCAACGAACTGGCCAAATCCAGCGCCAACCTGGCGGTGGACCTGGCCGGCAAGATTGTCGGCGCCAAGCTCACGGCAAGCGACCATGCAAGGTTGATCGAAGAGTCGCTGGCGAGCTTCCCTCGCGGGGATCACCGCCAGAATTAGGTACTAAGCGCTCAGCAACCCGAGCGGCGGAATGGTTTCCGCGTTGTCAGTGTTTGGTTCGTGATCGTTGGAAAGCAGCTGCCGCCTTTGGCGGTGGATAAATCGATATGTCGCAAAGCTCCGCCCAGCCCGAAACGAACGAAGCCGCCACCGAACCCGGTGCGCAGCGCGTGGCCGAGGTGTACGCCAAGGCGCTCATTGCGGCGGCCGAAAAGAGCGGGGCCACGGCGGCGGCGCTCGAGGAGCTATCGGCCATCGACAGCGAAGTGCTCGAGCGCTATCCACGATTGACCGCGCTGTTTGGCTCGGGTTTCGTCAGTGCCGAGGACAAGGTCAAGATCGTCGACCGCACGTTCGCGGGCCGCGTCTCGGCGCTGGTGCTCAACTTCCTGCGCGTGCTGGCCGAACACGAGCGGTTGGAGCTGTTGCGCGACATCGTGCGCGCCGCACGGAAGCAATACGACGAGATGCGCGGGCTGCTGCGCGTCGAGGTCACCACGGCCAGCCCGCTCACCGATGAGCTGGCGGCCAAGATTCAACAACAATTACGTGGCATGTTTGGCGGCGAGCCTGTGCTCGTCCCCAAGATCAAGCCCGAGCTGATCGGCGGCGTCGTCCTGCGCGTGGGCGATGCGGTGTACGACGGTTCGGTGGCGGCGCGGCTGGCAGACATCCGCGGTCGCATCATCAACAGGAGCGTCCATGAAATTCAAAGCCGACGAGATCGCTTCAGTCATCCAGCAGGAAATTGAGCAGTACGAATCGCAGGTCGACGTCCGCGAAGTCGGACGCGTTCTCGAGGTCGGCGACGGCATTGCGCGCGTGTACGGCCTGTCCGGCGTCATGGCCGGCGAAATGGTCGAATTCCCCAATGGCGTCACCGGGCTGGCCTTCAACCTCGAAGAGCATTCGGTCGGCGTGATCATCCTGGGCGATTACCTGACCATCAATGAAGGGGACGAGGTCAAGAGCACCGGTCGCCTGCTGAGCGTTCCGGTCGGCGACGCCGTGATCGGCCGCGTGGTCGATCCGCTCGGCAATCCGCTCGACGGCAAGGGACCGATCGTCACGAACGATCGCCGCCCGGTCGAATTCATGGCCCCCGGCATCGCCCAACGGCAGCCGGTGCGCGAGCCGATGCAGACCGGCATCAAGGCCATCGACGCCATGACCCCCATCGGTCGCGGTCAGCGCGAGTTGATCATCGGCGATCGCAAAACGGGCAAGACGGCGATCGGCATCGACGCCATCATCAATCAGCGCAATAGCGGCGTGAAGTGCTTCTACGTCGCCGTTGGTCAGAAGGAATCGACCGTGGCCGGCGTCATCGAGGCGTTGCGCAAGAACGGCGCCATGGACTACACCACCGTGATCCTTTCCGGCGCAAGCTCGCCGGCCCCGCTGCAATATGTCGCTCCCTACGCGGGCACGGCGATGGCCGAGCATTTCATGTACAACGGCGGCCACGCCTTGATCGTTTACGACGATCTTTCGAAGCAAGCCGTGGCATACCGCCAATTGTCGCTGTTGATGCGGCGTCCGCCGGGCCGCGAGGCTTACCCGGGCGACGTGTTCTACGCTCACAGCCGCTTGCTCGAACGTTCGGCCAAGCTCAGCGACGAACTGGGCGGCGGCTCGCTCACTTCGTTGCCGATCATCGAAACCCTGGAAGGCGAGGTGTCGGCCTACATTCCGACGAACGTGATTTCGATTACCGATGGGCAGATCTACTTGCAGCCGGACTTGTTCTTCGCCGGTCAGCGGCCGGCCATGAACGCCGGTATTTCGGTATCCCGCGTCGGTGGCGCCGCGCAGATTCCGGCCATGAAGAAGGTGGCCGGCGGTTTGCGGCTCGACCTGGCGGCCTTCCGCGAATTGGAAGCGTTTGCCCAGCTCGGCACCGACCTGGACGCGGCCACGCAGTCGCGCCTCGATCGCGGCTACCGCATGATCGAGCTGTTGAAGCAGGGCCAATACCAGCCGATGGACGTGATCGACGAGGTGCTCAGCATCTACGCCGGCACCCGCGGCCACTTGGACAAGATCCCCCGCGCCGAGGTCGCCGGTTGGGAGCAGGACTTCCTCCGCTTCATGCGCGAGCAAAAGTCCGAGATCCGCAACAAGATCGCCGAGACCAAGAAGCTCGAAGACGACACGACGGCCGCCCTGGAAAAGGCCATCACCGAGTTCCAGGCGCAATACGCCACGAAGAAGAAATAGGAGCTTTGCCACAGAGGTCACAGAGCACACTGAGAAAC
This genomic interval from Pirellulales bacterium contains the following:
- a CDS encoding UvrB/UvrC motif-containing protein, whose product is MSRDISNILNGWDFDPERVSVRIIAGEDGREKIQLRLDLGLLQMEIDGRPDGQRPEGCESWLEFYRRAQQDHDTAHPDSAPFTLAEDDCERLLREGVQYYHRYLSFWHLERYELCARDTRRNLILFKFVRDHAKNDRDRLRFDQWRPYVTMMHSRAVATPFVELGDYPTAVTAIDAGIRDIRAFLEDYGQSEKADECAELVQLVRWRDELAAKTAAPLLSAPTDELSGLHRQLAEAVRDERFEEAARLRDAIRHKSQKAE
- a CDS encoding DUF4912 domain-containing protein, with amino-acid sequence MAKKRGVRGWHSMRKDQLVKVLTRLARTVSKGRTQAAVPATRKSNVTVLNAKGLSAKLSGGKPMNGKAAGGVAKATIAKAAMAKAAAPKNAPARLRKPQPRPVAKPKDPAIVKRLQDAKEKQNRWKSLAFEATNGKQSRQVKDRLVAMVRDSFWLHAYWELTRTGVERAEAAMGKDWHGAKPVLRIFEVSGGGSTTAAERLWRTIEIHGGVNNWYIDVVDPPKSYRLDIGYLSADGKFFVLCRSNVVTTPVPGTSDAIDGNWAAVAEDFEKVYALSGGYSAEGPNLELQQLFEERLRRPMGSPMATRFGPGAEALAGKKRDFHFELDAELIVFGATEPDAHVTLQGDPVRLRPDGTFTVRFSLPNCRQVIPAVASSANGLEQRTVVLAVERNTKAMEPLVRDAND
- a CDS encoding AtpZ/AtpI family protein gives rise to the protein MPTQPPPDQSPITVAMQWATRIMTLAIEMVVPGLGGFWLDDRLGTKALFTLIGFGLGGAFALWQLLRMTKSPSGRTTNSGSGENREQRGP
- the atpB gene encoding F0F1 ATP synthase subunit A; protein product: MASDVFDPGHLFGHVQDAEHIEVSTKVVPSGKIVLPQPLRMDEPLWSGKTGVESVDKIRIFQPLELKFTKFMLLEMIVALVVAVVFIRLANKMSAGDRPKGRMWNLLEAMLLYIRDDVARPAIGEHDADRFLPFLWTMFFFVLGCNLLGLVPWAGSATGALATTGALAFMTFATVVGAGMAQSGFVGFFKSQVPHMDLPGPLAIFLIPMIFVIEMMGLLIKHFVLAVRLLANMMAGHLVLAVIVAFIAASAGSAVFWGVMPASVLGATALNLLELFVAFLQAYIFTFLSALFIGMAVHPH
- the atpE gene encoding ATP synthase F0 subunit C, with the protein product MYLGGAFGAGLVILGAGAGIGKIGSSAVESMSRQPEAAGNIQTAMIIAAALIEGATFFGLIVCMLFNN
- the atpF gene encoding F0F1 ATP synthase subunit B gives rise to the protein MGVLRIALVLLVGASVTLALATGTALAQGHGADEHAAEAAHGDSHGAEAAHGGEAHGGSHGTDSGGSHGGHEDPSPLTVDFDLAIFTVLIFGILLAVLWKFAWGPISAALDLRERKISDNIAAAEQLNQEAKKLLAEYEARLNAAREEVRGILDEARRDAEHAGQEIVAKARADAQAETQRGKHEIETATAQALNELAKSSANLAVDLAGKIVGAKLTASDHARLIEESLASFPRGDHRQN
- the atpH gene encoding ATP synthase F1 subunit delta codes for the protein MSQSSAQPETNEAATEPGAQRVAEVYAKALIAAAEKSGATAAALEELSAIDSEVLERYPRLTALFGSGFVSAEDKVKIVDRTFAGRVSALVLNFLRVLAEHERLELLRDIVRAARKQYDEMRGLLRVEVTTASPLTDELAAKIQQQLRGMFGGEPVLVPKIKPELIGGVVLRVGDAVYDGSVAARLADIRGRIINRSVHEIQSRRDRFSHPAGN
- the atpA gene encoding F0F1 ATP synthase subunit alpha; amino-acid sequence: MKFKADEIASVIQQEIEQYESQVDVREVGRVLEVGDGIARVYGLSGVMAGEMVEFPNGVTGLAFNLEEHSVGVIILGDYLTINEGDEVKSTGRLLSVPVGDAVIGRVVDPLGNPLDGKGPIVTNDRRPVEFMAPGIAQRQPVREPMQTGIKAIDAMTPIGRGQRELIIGDRKTGKTAIGIDAIINQRNSGVKCFYVAVGQKESTVAGVIEALRKNGAMDYTTVILSGASSPAPLQYVAPYAGTAMAEHFMYNGGHALIVYDDLSKQAVAYRQLSLLMRRPPGREAYPGDVFYAHSRLLERSAKLSDELGGGSLTSLPIIETLEGEVSAYIPTNVISITDGQIYLQPDLFFAGQRPAMNAGISVSRVGGAAQIPAMKKVAGGLRLDLAAFRELEAFAQLGTDLDAATQSRLDRGYRMIELLKQGQYQPMDVIDEVLSIYAGTRGHLDKIPRAEVAGWEQDFLRFMREQKSEIRNKIAETKKLEDDTTAALEKAITEFQAQYATKKK